One Flagellimonas sp. CMM7 genomic region harbors:
- a CDS encoding GspE/PulE family protein translates to MEFLDNIEIAVELRQIINADLAYHYRVVPKQDSDNTLVLFIEEENASDAVSEELELYLGKKIEFYKVSKSVLNKALYEYYRKEEFTTESTNGQTIAAGKDFLQNLILEAKAIGSSDIHFEVYEEEARVRFRIDGLLIEKYKIPNDSYLEMINKIKIEANLDITEKRLPQDGRINFEDFDIRVSILPTLHGEKTVMRLLGRDTSHLNLEDVGFEEEQYQIYNEAIKQSNGIVLISGPTGSGKTTTLYATLKLLNDSKRNIVTVEDPIEYTLKGINQVQLKEDIGLNFTSALRSFLRQDPDIIMLGEIRDAETAKMAIRASLTGHLVLSTIHTNSAIGTISRLVDMGVPAFYIAETLNASVAQRLLRRLCDNCKEETLFDRKDFPMGYKMPKPLKSYYKPKGCQHCYYTGYKGRKAIYEVVPMTNEIVSVIKEQPHNIKDNINYNYHTLADKAFALLENGTTSIEEIYSLLINA, encoded by the coding sequence TTGGAGTTTTTGGACAACATAGAAATAGCAGTTGAACTTAGGCAGATCATCAATGCCGATCTTGCCTATCACTACCGCGTTGTGCCAAAACAGGATTCTGATAACACTTTGGTGTTGTTCATTGAGGAAGAGAATGCCTCTGATGCGGTTTCAGAGGAGTTGGAGCTTTACCTAGGAAAAAAGATTGAATTCTATAAAGTGTCCAAATCAGTATTGAACAAGGCATTGTACGAATATTACAGAAAAGAAGAGTTCACGACAGAAAGCACTAATGGCCAAACCATTGCCGCTGGAAAAGATTTTCTTCAAAACCTGATTTTAGAGGCCAAGGCCATAGGCAGTAGTGACATCCATTTTGAGGTTTATGAGGAGGAGGCCCGAGTACGGTTTCGGATAGATGGATTGCTTATTGAAAAGTATAAGATTCCAAATGATTCCTATTTGGAAATGATCAACAAAATAAAGATCGAAGCCAACCTTGATATTACCGAAAAGCGCTTACCTCAGGATGGTCGTATCAATTTTGAGGACTTTGATATCAGGGTATCCATATTACCAACATTGCACGGCGAAAAAACGGTCATGCGTTTATTAGGAAGGGATACATCGCACTTGAACCTTGAAGATGTGGGGTTTGAGGAAGAGCAATATCAAATTTACAATGAGGCCATCAAGCAATCCAATGGCATTGTCTTGATCAGTGGTCCAACCGGTTCGGGTAAAACTACTACCCTATATGCCACATTAAAGTTATTGAATGACAGTAAGCGCAACATTGTTACTGTTGAAGATCCAATTGAATATACACTGAAGGGTATTAACCAGGTACAATTAAAAGAGGACATAGGTCTAAACTTTACCAGCGCGTTACGGTCATTTTTAAGGCAAGATCCAGATATCATCATGTTGGGTGAGATTCGGGATGCCGAAACGGCAAAGATGGCAATCAGAGCCTCTTTGACAGGGCATTTGGTGTTATCCACAATCCACACCAATTCAGCGATTGGCACCATTTCAAGGTTGGTGGATATGGGGGTGCCCGCATTTTACATTGCCGAAACCTTGAACGCTTCGGTAGCACAACGACTGTTGCGAAGACTTTGTGACAATTGTAAAGAAGAGACCCTTTTTGACAGAAAAGATTTTCCAATGGGATATAAAATGCCCAAGCCCTTGAAATCTTATTACAAACCGAAAGGATGTCAACATTGTTATTACACGGGTTATAAGGGCAGAAAAGCAATTTATGAGGTAGTTCCGATGACCAATGAAATCGTTTCTGTAATCAAGGAACAGCCACATAATATTAAAGACAACATAAACTATAACTACCACACCCTTGCCGATAAGGCCTTTGCCTTATTGGAAAACGGGACGACCTCAATAGAGGAAATTTATTCCCTATTAATCAATGCATAG
- a CDS encoding type II secretion system protein GspD produces MKNYLIHIFFFLIAVSGFAQSDAENLLVDYATEHEELSETITIDISGLTIYEFLNSVALEHKINLSVDSDLTEVIESSFFEIPVKDVFLFIVNKFDLELSIVNNIIVFSKKEIEREVMEAPKPKEIEASYNDKNDFLSIKLSNESLEGVAKKITDISGKNLVIGPSLKDKQVSAYILNRPFEQVVEMMAKSNQMVLTIDENGFYYLEKDTTPTEQTGNQKTKGNGLKSLASLESSAEIKVEENGFISIKAFDADITALITKVAEQLNVNYFMYNRPDGLTTTFVSEMITFDDLLDHVFKGKPFTYKKTGDFYLIGDQNVEGLRNTELIQLENRTIETVLETLPKDLLENVEIKEFFELNGFVISGSRPRILEIKEYIKEIDVVVPMILIEVLIVQYQKSSEVQTGLQAGLDNEPRTTAGVLFPTTDVSLNSTSVNSLVDAFNGFGIFNLGKVTENFYLNLRTLENNSVINLKSTPKISTLNGHDAKLSIGETSYYFEQNNRLINSGLGNDILQSGQWKSTDANLSVNIRPFVSKDEQITLNILVERSTFLGRQGENAPPGKATQQFESLVRCLNGEMILLGGLDELDKENSGTGTPGLSKVPVLKWFFSSRRKSNSKSKLHVFIKPTVVY; encoded by the coding sequence ATGAAGAATTATTTGATACATATCTTCTTTTTCCTAATAGCAGTGAGTGGATTTGCACAATCGGATGCGGAAAACCTACTTGTTGACTATGCGACGGAACACGAAGAACTTAGTGAAACGATTACAATAGATATATCTGGTCTTACCATTTATGAATTTTTAAATTCCGTTGCCCTAGAGCATAAAATCAATTTAAGTGTTGACTCAGACCTTACCGAAGTAATTGAGAGTAGTTTTTTTGAGATACCGGTCAAGGATGTCTTTTTGTTCATTGTCAATAAGTTTGATCTTGAACTAAGTATTGTAAATAACATCATCGTTTTCTCAAAAAAGGAAATTGAAAGAGAGGTGATGGAAGCTCCAAAACCTAAGGAAATTGAAGCGAGCTATAATGATAAGAACGATTTTTTGTCCATCAAACTCTCAAACGAGTCTTTAGAAGGTGTGGCCAAAAAGATTACGGATATCTCTGGTAAGAATTTAGTAATTGGTCCTTCACTTAAGGATAAACAGGTGTCCGCTTATATCCTGAACCGACCATTTGAACAGGTAGTGGAAATGATGGCCAAGTCCAATCAAATGGTTTTGACCATAGACGAAAATGGGTTTTACTATCTCGAAAAAGACACTACTCCAACCGAGCAAACAGGAAATCAAAAAACCAAAGGAAATGGGTTGAAAAGCTTAGCTAGTTTAGAATCCTCTGCTGAAATAAAAGTAGAAGAAAATGGCTTTATCAGCATAAAAGCATTTGACGCGGATATTACCGCTTTAATCACAAAAGTAGCTGAACAACTCAATGTAAACTACTTTATGTACAATAGGCCTGATGGGCTGACCACGACATTTGTATCCGAGATGATAACCTTTGATGATCTTTTGGACCATGTATTCAAAGGCAAACCATTTACCTATAAAAAGACAGGGGATTTCTATCTCATCGGTGATCAAAATGTTGAAGGCCTACGAAACACTGAATTGATCCAACTGGAAAACAGAACCATTGAAACCGTGCTAGAGACATTGCCAAAGGATTTATTGGAGAATGTCGAGATAAAGGAATTTTTCGAACTGAACGGATTTGTTATCTCCGGATCGAGACCTCGTATTTTGGAAATTAAGGAATACATCAAGGAAATTGATGTGGTCGTTCCCATGATTTTAATTGAGGTATTGATTGTACAGTACCAAAAATCCAGCGAAGTGCAGACTGGCCTTCAAGCTGGATTGGATAATGAGCCTAGAACAACAGCAGGTGTTCTGTTTCCGACTACTGATGTATCGCTGAATAGCACATCGGTTAATTCATTGGTAGATGCCTTTAATGGTTTTGGAATTTTTAATCTGGGAAAGGTTACAGAAAACTTCTATTTGAACCTTAGGACATTGGAAAACAATTCTGTAATCAACCTTAAATCAACTCCCAAGATTTCTACTTTAAACGGGCATGATGCCAAACTTTCCATTGGAGAAACAAGCTATTATTTTGAACAGAACAATAGATTGATAAATAGTGGCCTAGGGAATGACATTCTACAATCAGGTCAGTGGAAATCTACGGATGCCAACCTAAGTGTAAATATTAGGCCCTTTGTTTCAAAAGACGAACAAATCACATTGAACATACTGGTAGAACGAAGTACGTTTTTGGGAAGACAAGGTGAAAATGCCCCTCCTGGAAAGGCTACCCAGCAGTTTGAGTCATTGGTGCGCTGTCTTAACGGAGAAATGATACTATTGGGAGGCCTTGATGAACTTGATAAGGAAAATTCAGGAACCGGAACACCTGGTTTATCTAAAGTCCCAGTTTTGAAATGGTTTTTTAGTAGCAGAAGAAAAAGCAATAGTAAGTCAAAGCTTCATGTATTTATCAAACCCACAGTAGTATACTAA
- a CDS encoding type II secretion system protein gives MRTKKIIERFKSPHSKSMWAKAYSMSELLVVLCIIGILILLVLPNQTSVIAQAKAIEAQSMLNHLYGLQKSHFYRFSKYSNDFEALGYEPAATINEGGQAIYKIEIFEASINSFKARAVSLSDFDGDGNFNTWEVDQNKLLIETVKD, from the coding sequence ATGAGAACAAAGAAGATAATCGAAAGGTTCAAAAGCCCACACTCTAAAAGTATGTGGGCCAAAGCCTATTCCATGTCAGAATTATTGGTGGTACTTTGCATCATAGGCATATTGATTCTTTTGGTATTGCCGAACCAAACTTCCGTAATTGCCCAAGCCAAGGCCATAGAGGCACAAAGCATGTTGAACCACCTTTACGGATTGCAAAAAAGCCATTTTTATAGGTTCTCCAAATATTCAAATGATTTTGAGGCCCTAGGTTATGAACCGGCAGCAACCATAAACGAAGGTGGCCAGGCCATCTATAAAATCGAAATCTTTGAAGCCTCGATAAACTCCTTTAAGGCTAGGGCAGTATCACTTTCTGACTTTGATGGGGATGGAAATTTCAACACATGGGAAGTGGACCAAAACAAATTATTGATTGAAACGGTTAAAGACTGA